The Microbulbifer hydrolyticus genome has a segment encoding these proteins:
- a CDS encoding pseudouridine synthase translates to MNQATGTPEPEILFEDEHLLAAYKPEGWLVHRSDIDRHEDRILLQYLRDLAGARLYPVHRLDKPTSGVIVFGKNSEAAAGLQAQLDSEASVKQYLAICRGYCPEQGVIDHPLPPVADFKHQRKRPKSELPRQEAVTLFQRLGTVELPFAVDRYPVSRYSLVQVQLKTGRRHQIRRHFKHISHPLIGCPKYGKSTHNRFFAEHFGCARLMLHAHRLQLAHPVGGETLIFESAPRGCMGAIIQDLGWALSLEPNH, encoded by the coding sequence CTGAAGGCTGGCTGGTGCACCGCTCGGACATCGACCGCCACGAGGACAGAATCCTGCTGCAATACCTGCGAGACCTGGCCGGCGCGCGGCTGTACCCGGTACACCGCCTCGACAAGCCCACCTCAGGTGTCATCGTGTTCGGGAAAAACAGCGAGGCCGCGGCGGGCCTGCAGGCACAACTGGACAGCGAGGCATCGGTCAAGCAGTACCTCGCCATCTGCCGTGGCTACTGCCCGGAACAGGGGGTGATCGACCACCCCCTTCCCCCCGTCGCAGACTTCAAGCACCAGCGCAAGCGGCCAAAGAGCGAACTGCCCAGGCAGGAAGCCGTCACCCTGTTTCAGCGCCTGGGTACCGTCGAACTCCCTTTTGCGGTGGACCGCTATCCCGTCAGCCGCTACTCCCTGGTGCAAGTGCAATTGAAGACCGGGCGCCGCCACCAGATCCGGCGCCACTTCAAACATATCTCTCACCCGCTGATCGGCTGCCCCAAATACGGCAAGTCCACCCACAACCGTTTTTTTGCCGAGCACTTCGGCTGTGCCCGCTTGATGTTGCACGCGCACCGGCTGCAACTGGCACATCCGGTGGGCGGTGAAACGTTAATCTTCGAATCGGCACCCAGAGGGTGTATGGGGGCCATCATCCAGGATCTCGGCTGGGCGCTTTCGCTCGAGCCCAACCACTGA
- the ppnN gene encoding nucleotide 5'-monophosphate nucleosidase PpnN, whose protein sequence is MSTDLIDAIDALVSPTGQFDILSKYEINKLARHSHGPHYQIFRNCALAVLNCGNYMDDGKELLEKYPDFDISVVPTERSVKLEVKNAPATAFVDGKMIRGIAEHLFAVLRDIIYVNSEITGDPRYDLVSAQGVTDAVFHILRNAGTFDGSRVPRLVVCWGGHSISSEEYDYTKQVGYELALRHLDICTGCGPGAMKGPMKGATIGHAKQRDRHGQYLGITEPGIIAAEAPNPIVNELVIMPDIEKRLEAFVRTGHGIIVFPGGAGTAEEILYLLGILLHEDNKDQPFPVIFTGPASAADYFIRIDQFITSTLGEAARSRYQIIVDDPPEVARKMAQGIERVRAYRKENGDAYYYNWQLKVSTEFQRPFAPTHENMRALALHKNQEPYLLAANLRRAFSGIVSGNVKDEGIRNVEKNGPYELKGDPELMRSMDTLLSSFVNQQRMKLPGKVYKPCYRIVAD, encoded by the coding sequence ATGTCTACAGATCTCATCGATGCCATTGACGCACTCGTCTCACCCACCGGGCAGTTCGATATCCTGTCCAAATATGAAATCAATAAACTCGCCCGTCACAGCCATGGCCCGCACTACCAGATTTTCCGCAATTGCGCCCTGGCGGTACTGAACTGCGGGAATTACATGGACGATGGCAAAGAGCTACTGGAAAAGTACCCCGATTTCGATATCTCCGTCGTCCCCACCGAGCGCAGTGTCAAACTGGAAGTTAAAAACGCCCCCGCCACCGCCTTTGTCGATGGCAAGATGATTCGTGGCATCGCCGAGCACCTGTTTGCCGTGCTGCGTGACATCATCTACGTCAACAGCGAAATCACCGGCGACCCGCGCTACGACCTGGTATCCGCACAGGGAGTCACCGACGCGGTATTCCACATCCTGCGCAACGCCGGCACCTTTGACGGCTCCCGGGTACCGCGGCTGGTGGTGTGCTGGGGCGGGCACTCCATTTCTTCAGAGGAATACGACTACACCAAACAGGTGGGTTACGAACTGGCCCTGCGTCACCTCGACATCTGCACCGGCTGTGGCCCCGGCGCCATGAAAGGGCCAATGAAGGGCGCCACCATCGGCCACGCCAAACAGCGCGACCGTCACGGGCAATATCTGGGAATTACCGAGCCGGGTATTATCGCCGCGGAAGCGCCCAACCCGATCGTCAATGAACTGGTGATCATGCCGGATATCGAGAAGCGCCTGGAAGCCTTTGTACGCACCGGACATGGCATCATCGTATTCCCCGGTGGCGCCGGTACCGCTGAGGAGATTCTCTACCTACTGGGAATCCTCCTGCACGAAGACAACAAGGACCAGCCCTTCCCGGTCATTTTTACCGGGCCAGCCAGCGCCGCCGACTACTTCATCCGCATCGACCAGTTTATTACCTCAACACTGGGAGAAGCCGCCAGATCGCGCTACCAGATTATTGTCGACGACCCGCCGGAAGTGGCCCGGAAAATGGCCCAGGGCATCGAGAGAGTACGGGCCTATCGCAAGGAAAACGGCGACGCTTACTACTACAACTGGCAACTGAAAGTCTCCACCGAGTTCCAGCGGCCCTTTGCCCCCACCCACGAGAACATGCGCGCCCTCGCCCTGCATAAAAATCAGGAGCCCTACCTGCTCGCCGCCAACCTTCGCCGTGCATTCTCGGGGATTGTGTCCGGAAATGTGAAGGATGAGGGAATCCGCAACGTGGAAAAGAACGGGCCTTACGAACTCAAGGGCGATCCGGAGCTGATGCGCAGTATGGATACCCTGCTGTCATCGTTTGTGAACCAGCAGCGGATGAAACTGCCCGGCAAGGTGTACAAACCCTGTTACCGGATTGTCGCAGATTGA